The following proteins are co-located in the Vidua macroura isolate BioBank_ID:100142 chromosome 1, ASM2450914v1, whole genome shotgun sequence genome:
- the CHRAC1 gene encoding chromatin accessibility complex protein 1 → MAAARLSGTENRLVSLPLSRIRVIMKSSPEVSSINQDALFLTAKATELFVQYLATYSYKHGRGKEKNALTYTDLSHTAEECETFQFLADILPKKILASKYLKMLEKEKRDGEMREDDDEAEEEEDEDEAVGDGVGS, encoded by the exons atggcggcggcgcggcTGAGCGGCACCGAGAACCGTCTGGTGTCGCTGCCTCTGTCGCGGATCCGCGTCATCATGAAGAGCTCCCCGGAGGTCTCCAGCATCAACCAGGACGCGCTGTTCCTCACCGCCAAGGCCACG gaGCTTTTTGTTCAGTATTTGGCTACATACTCCTACAAAcatggcagagggaaggagaagaatgCTCTGACTTACACTGACCTGTCTCATACAGCAGAAGAGTGTGAGACCTTTCAGTTCCTTGCAG ATATCTTGCCAAAGAAGATCCTAGCTAGCAAATACCTAAAAATGCTTGAAAAAGAGAAGCGAGATGGAGAAATGAGGGAAGACGATGATGaggctgaggaggaagaggatgaagaTGAAGCTGTTGGTGATGGTGTTGGATCTTAA